One window of Phycisphaeraceae bacterium genomic DNA carries:
- a CDS encoding DUF393 domain-containing protein, giving the protein MTAHPRTENACAALTLLIDGGCSLCAREVRLLKRLDRGRGILAFEDISGPHFVASDWGVTHEEAMAQMHAYTSDGDKVIGMEVFRRAYALVGWGWLWAPTGWPILRPAFDALYRLFARNRVRWFSRCSNGSCAMPRRRDHTEDTSVRA; this is encoded by the coding sequence ATGACCGCACACCCACGAACCGAGAACGCATGCGCAGCCCTGACCCTGCTGATCGACGGCGGCTGTTCCCTCTGCGCCCGAGAGGTCCGGCTGTTGAAGCGTCTCGATCGCGGACGCGGCATCCTCGCCTTCGAGGACATCAGCGGCCCCCACTTCGTCGCGTCCGACTGGGGCGTGACCCACGAAGAGGCCATGGCCCAGATGCACGCGTACACATCCGACGGTGACAAGGTCATCGGCATGGAAGTCTTCCGCCGCGCGTACGCGCTCGTCGGCTGGGGTTGGCTCTGGGCTCCGACCGGCTGGCCGATCCTTCGCCCTGCCTTCGACGCCCTCTATCGCCTCTTCGCCCGCAATCGCGTGCGCTGGTTCTCGCGCTGCAGCAACGGCTCGTGCGCCATGCCGCGCCGACGTGATCACACGGAAGACACATCCGTCAGGGCCTGA
- a CDS encoding prepilin-type N-terminal cleavage/methylation domain-containing protein: MRNGRSRTITATRGFSMIELVIVIAIIGIIAGIAVPRMSRATDTARQNTLVGSLARIQSAIDRYTAEHGGLSPGHDPGGSVVGSDATFVARLLERSGDDGTVAPGGLFGPYLRSMPKNPYNGMRTVRVGGAAAGANTHGWHYNPATQTIHSDHLAGIIVDGGVLDIDGDLGDMSVGGVGLGGGTGVGGLGGVGGMVPID, encoded by the coding sequence ATGCGCAACGGGCGTTCTCGGACCATCACGGCGACTCGCGGCTTCTCGATGATCGAGCTGGTCATCGTCATCGCCATCATCGGCATCATCGCCGGCATCGCCGTCCCGCGCATGTCCAGAGCAACCGACACCGCACGCCAGAACACACTGGTCGGATCGCTCGCACGCATCCAATCCGCCATCGACCGATACACCGCCGAGCACGGGGGGCTCAGCCCGGGCCACGATCCCGGCGGCTCCGTCGTCGGCTCCGACGCGACCTTCGTCGCGCGGCTCCTTGAACGGTCCGGCGACGATGGCACCGTCGCCCCCGGCGGGCTCTTCGGCCCGTACCTCCGCAGCATGCCGAAGAACCCGTACAACGGCATGCGCACCGTGCGTGTCGGCGGGGCCGCCGCAGGCGCGAACACCCACGGCTGGCATTACAACCCCGCTACGCAGACCATCCACTCCGACCATCTCGCAGGCATCATCGTCGATGGCGGCGTGCTCGACATCGATGGTGATCTCGGCGACATGAGCGTCGGCGGCGTCGGACTCGGAGGTGGTACCGGGGTCGGGGGATTGGGCGGCGTTGGCGGGATGGTCCCGATCGACTAA
- a CDS encoding SRPBCC family protein produces MRTFTLNTELWLPRSPEDVFPFFADAHNLEMITPPFLRFSVLTPAPIEMAAGTLIDYRLRLRGVPIRWRTRIAAWEPPTRFVDEQLRGPYRLWHHEHLFIPEDGGTRCVDRVTYAVPGGPGLEGIIERAFVRRDVERIFEYRRARLAELFTRLPSYTSA; encoded by the coding sequence ATGCGTACATTCACACTGAATACCGAGCTGTGGCTCCCCCGGTCGCCGGAGGATGTCTTCCCGTTCTTTGCGGATGCGCACAATCTGGAGATGATCACGCCGCCGTTCCTGAGGTTTTCTGTGCTCACGCCTGCCCCGATCGAGATGGCGGCGGGGACGCTGATCGACTATCGGCTTCGCCTTCGGGGCGTGCCGATCCGATGGCGGACGCGGATCGCGGCGTGGGAGCCGCCGACGAGATTCGTGGATGAGCAACTGAGGGGGCCGTACCGGCTCTGGCACCACGAGCACCTGTTCATCCCTGAGGATGGCGGAACGCGGTGCGTGGATCGCGTGACATATGCGGTGCCGGGTGGGCCGGGGCTGGAGGGGATCATCGAGCGGGCGTTCGTGCGTCGCGATGTGGAGCGGATATTTGAGTACCGAAGGGCGCGGCTGGCGGAGCTGTTCACGCGATTGCCGAGTTACACTTCGGCATGA
- a CDS encoding TlpA family protein disulfide reductase, with the protein MSMIGTAFLVGSLLLGAGSGAPPAPLGVYDAWIDSPGGQIPFKLEVRRKLELDSSDPTGAAPTDAELAAFVVGIQNGDERVSVTSAAMLGEMLVLRFDPYEAELHASPGREPGTLEGRWIRRRGKQEIVAMAFGAGPVAPEPLRRPDPVSIEHRWRLEFAPVEPAPALKPASSGPAPIESPDIGLVRVRLDGRATGTILSTTGDARYLHGTFDGTTLELASFSGSGASLYRAVYTPASDGSPATLTGERWSGSTSHRRFKGVADPEVALPDDMSITRAIARPDLDALRFIDERGNTVALSSLIDGPAIVQIFGTWCPNSNDAAALMEELHAICEARGIDLVALAFETDGEFAADSVRIAQFRARHGVRYPILLAGDSDKARARERLAFLDRVHSYPSILFLNAAGDVSAIHTGYCGPATGLEHTRMVDRILGAVLDIVPE; encoded by the coding sequence ATGAGCATGATCGGTACGGCGTTCCTGGTCGGGTCTTTGCTGTTGGGAGCGGGGAGTGGGGCTCCGCCTGCCCCGCTTGGTGTCTACGACGCCTGGATCGATTCGCCGGGGGGGCAGATCCCGTTCAAGCTCGAAGTCAGGCGGAAACTGGAGTTGGACTCGTCGGATCCCACCGGCGCGGCGCCGACGGACGCGGAACTCGCGGCGTTTGTGGTCGGGATTCAGAACGGGGATGAGCGTGTGTCGGTGACGAGCGCGGCGATGCTGGGCGAGATGCTGGTGCTGCGATTCGATCCCTACGAGGCGGAGTTGCATGCTTCGCCCGGTCGGGAGCCCGGCACGCTGGAAGGGCGATGGATCCGTCGGCGAGGGAAGCAGGAGATTGTGGCGATGGCGTTCGGGGCGGGGCCGGTTGCGCCTGAGCCGCTGCGCAGGCCCGACCCTGTGTCGATCGAGCACCGCTGGCGGCTGGAGTTTGCGCCGGTTGAGCCCGCGCCGGCACTGAAGCCGGCGTCGAGCGGACCTGCACCGATCGAGTCGCCGGACATCGGTCTGGTGCGCGTCCGCCTAGATGGGAGGGCGACGGGCACGATTCTGTCGACCACCGGGGACGCGCGGTATCTGCACGGCACGTTCGACGGCACGACGCTGGAACTCGCCTCGTTCAGCGGCTCCGGCGCCTCGCTCTACAGGGCTGTGTACACACCGGCATCGGACGGCTCTCCGGCGACGTTGACCGGTGAACGCTGGTCCGGCTCGACATCGCACAGGCGCTTCAAGGGCGTTGCCGATCCTGAAGTCGCGTTGCCCGACGACATGTCGATCACTCGGGCGATTGCCAGGCCCGATCTTGATGCGCTGCGGTTCATCGACGAACGCGGGAACACGGTTGCGCTCTCGTCGCTGATCGATGGGCCGGCGATTGTTCAGATCTTCGGGACGTGGTGCCCGAACTCGAACGATGCCGCGGCGTTGATGGAGGAGTTGCACGCGATCTGCGAGGCACGGGGTATCGATCTGGTTGCGCTTGCCTTCGAGACGGATGGGGAGTTCGCGGCTGATTCGGTGCGAATTGCGCAGTTCCGCGCGCGCCACGGGGTGAGGTACCCGATCCTGCTCGCGGGGGATTCTGACAAGGCGAGGGCGAGGGAGCGGCTGGCGTTCCTTGATCGAGTCCACTCGTATCCGAGCATTCTCTTTCTCAACGCGGCGGGGGATGTGTCGGCGATCCACACGGGGTACTGCGGCCCGGCGACCGGTCTTGAGCACACCCGGATGGTCGATCGGATTCTCGGGGCGGTGCTGGATATCGTGCCAGAGTGA
- a CDS encoding biotin transporter BioY: MAGQPLSGQLASTSLSAAHLRALLMGLYILLAAIGAQIAFPLPPFGVPQTLQTLVVILAALHLGPRWGTCGMLAYIAIGAIGAPVFSKGEAGLGVVLGQTGGYLVGFVVCQPIIAACVRRPDGSARGWGGIVLGSLLGHAAIFAIGVPWLYLVRRFDASEAVNSLSIRDALYGGFVVFIPGTILKTLIAYLIARASLPWAMKRIW; this comes from the coding sequence ATGGCCGGCCAGCCCCTGAGCGGACAACTCGCCAGCACCTCCCTTTCCGCGGCACACCTGCGCGCCCTGCTCATGGGCCTCTACATACTCTTGGCCGCGATCGGGGCCCAGATCGCCTTCCCCCTCCCGCCCTTCGGCGTCCCACAGACCCTCCAGACCCTTGTTGTCATCCTCGCAGCACTCCACCTCGGGCCACGCTGGGGAACGTGCGGCATGCTCGCCTACATCGCCATCGGCGCGATCGGAGCCCCCGTCTTCTCAAAGGGAGAAGCGGGCCTCGGCGTCGTCCTCGGCCAGACCGGCGGCTACCTCGTCGGCTTCGTCGTCTGCCAGCCGATCATCGCCGCGTGCGTCAGAAGGCCCGATGGCTCGGCGCGCGGATGGGGCGGCATCGTCCTCGGCTCTCTCCTCGGACACGCAGCGATCTTCGCGATCGGCGTCCCCTGGCTCTATCTCGTCCGACGCTTCGACGCAAGCGAGGCCGTGAACTCGCTCTCCATCCGCGACGCGCTCTACGGCGGCTTCGTCGTCTTCATCCCCGGCACGATCCTCAAGACCCTGATCGCCTACCTCATCGCCAGGGCCTCGCTCCCGTGGGCCATGAAACGCATCTGGTGA
- the apaG gene encoding Co2+/Mg2+ efflux protein ApaG — protein sequence MREGRHGSEHTTENVTINVTPRYLPEQSDPSEPRYVFGYHIDVRNNASEGIQILARRWRIIESDGEAHEVEGEGVIGLTPHIAPGESFHYASYCPIRTEWGTMEGVYIARWDSGRQTELTVARFYLAVPRSDASE from the coding sequence ATGCGTGAAGGAAGGCACGGTTCAGAACACACCACCGAGAACGTGACGATCAATGTCACGCCCCGCTATCTCCCCGAGCAGTCCGACCCCTCAGAGCCGCGCTATGTCTTCGGATACCACATCGATGTCCGAAACAACGCGTCCGAGGGAATCCAGATCCTCGCACGCCGCTGGCGGATCATCGAGTCCGACGGCGAGGCCCACGAGGTCGAGGGCGAGGGCGTCATCGGCCTCACGCCCCACATCGCCCCCGGAGAGTCGTTCCATTACGCCTCGTACTGCCCGATCCGCACCGAATGGGGCACGATGGAAGGCGTATACATCGCACGCTGGGACAGCGGCCGCCAGACCGAACTCACCGTCGCTCGCTTCTACCTCGCGGTGCCGAGGTCAGACGCTTCCGAGTAG
- the bamD gene encoding outer membrane protein assembly factor BamD: MRDPRKLFPVVLLAASFACADAALGQARELKLDESGEFQEGERPAEGTDEALIGRARELIANNRPSEARSILSKWIDENAREDHPLLPEAYLLRGDAIMAGGNEYKALYDYEAVILQYPSSPEFVTALEREFDIARLYLNGLRRKFLGIRMENGGPIGEELLVRIQERLPKSQLAESAAIELADYYYRTREMEMAAEMYGIFLVNFPESQYRKKAMQRRIYSNIARFKGPRYNAAPLVEAQVLVEGFSQTYPLDAQAAGLNDALVARLDESLAAQMLETARWYLRQKDEASARVILQRLLREHPGTLAASRGTDIMVDRGWLGATKPEVPAEGGGEDRGAADAAGL, translated from the coding sequence ATGCGCGACCCCCGAAAGCTGTTTCCGGTTGTCCTTCTGGCCGCGTCGTTCGCGTGTGCGGATGCCGCGCTCGGACAGGCGCGGGAGTTGAAGCTGGACGAATCGGGTGAGTTCCAAGAAGGTGAGAGGCCGGCGGAGGGGACGGACGAGGCGCTGATCGGCCGTGCCCGTGAGCTGATCGCGAACAACCGTCCTTCCGAGGCGAGGTCGATTCTCTCGAAGTGGATCGACGAGAACGCGAGAGAGGACCATCCGCTGCTTCCCGAGGCGTACCTGCTCCGGGGGGATGCGATCATGGCGGGGGGGAACGAGTACAAGGCGTTGTACGACTACGAGGCGGTCATTCTGCAGTATCCGTCTTCGCCGGAGTTTGTGACCGCCTTGGAGCGGGAGTTTGACATCGCGCGGTTGTACCTGAACGGTCTTCGCCGGAAGTTTCTCGGCATCAGGATGGAGAACGGCGGTCCGATCGGCGAGGAGCTTCTGGTGCGGATCCAGGAGCGTCTGCCCAAGAGCCAACTTGCGGAGAGCGCGGCGATCGAGCTTGCCGATTATTACTACCGCACCCGCGAGATGGAGATGGCCGCGGAGATGTACGGCATCTTCCTCGTGAACTTTCCTGAGAGTCAGTATCGCAAGAAGGCGATGCAGCGCCGGATTTATTCGAATATCGCGAGGTTCAAGGGTCCTCGGTACAACGCGGCTCCGCTGGTCGAGGCCCAGGTGTTGGTTGAGGGATTCTCGCAGACCTATCCGCTTGATGCGCAGGCGGCGGGCCTGAATGATGCGCTGGTGGCGAGACTCGACGAGTCGCTGGCAGCGCAGATGCTGGAGACGGCGCGGTGGTATCTGCGTCAGAAGGATGAGGCATCGGCGCGTGTCATTCTGCAGCGTCTTCTCCGGGAGCATCCCGGCACGCTTGCGGCATCTCGCGGCACGGACATCATGGTCGATCGCGGGTGGCTGGGAGCGACGAAGCCGGAGGTTCCTGCTGAGGGCGGCGGTGAGGATCGGGGGGCGGCGGACGCCGCGGGCTTGTGA
- the ftsH gene encoding ATP-dependent zinc metalloprotease FtsH, whose protein sequence is MSKPESKPSNQPSGDQGQGSGPRPGGRPQAAAVPPSKGLFGLVAVLLVVLMLYMVLSSGSEGKSITLAEFETRYREKQIDPESVVIRDDAIVARLLPGADSKVPTTVRVTLNSATKEPYTNAVLEITGRKVHTRAPSPFLPLLLWFGPFILVLLVLWFIISRGLRNASNAGGMLGNFGKSRHRTLSKEMTGITFKDVAGIDEAKDEVTEIIEFLKNPKRFTKLGGRIPRGVLLIGEPGCGKTLLAKAIAGEADVPFYSISGSDFVEMFVGVGASRVRDLFKQAKESAPCIIFLDEIDAVGRRRGSGFNQGGHDEREQTLNAILVEMDGITSSDGVIVIAATNRNDVLDPALVRPGRFDRQITVPLPDVKGRVEILSVHAKKVKLGPNVDLERTARATPMFSGAELAAVINEAAISATMKNKDFIEQEDLEEARDKIKFGRARKSRAVDKDENRATAYHEAGHAVLQALLPNADPLHKVTIIPRGQSLGSTMSLPEKDRLGYGKKWLLATMRVLCGGRIAEERATGDTSSGAAMDISMATRLARTMVLEWGMSERLGFVRYAGQDTRDFFAPDKEYSDETARLIDDEVRRFVDEAYADAQRLLNENWDKVDRVALALLKHETLNSDEVGKLMRNEPLSKPTVADLLAAEAAKSEPPASTRPPVAPESPDVPPGAMPSPA, encoded by the coding sequence ATGAGCAAGCCCGAATCCAAGCCGAGCAACCAGCCAAGCGGTGACCAGGGACAGGGGAGCGGGCCTCGCCCGGGCGGGCGGCCGCAGGCGGCGGCGGTGCCACCGTCGAAGGGTCTTTTCGGTCTGGTCGCGGTGTTGCTTGTGGTGTTGATGCTTTACATGGTGCTCTCGTCCGGGAGCGAGGGGAAGTCGATCACGCTTGCGGAGTTTGAGACGCGGTATCGCGAGAAGCAGATCGACCCGGAGAGCGTGGTCATCCGCGACGATGCGATCGTGGCGCGGCTGCTGCCGGGGGCGGATTCGAAGGTGCCGACGACGGTTCGCGTGACGCTGAACTCGGCGACGAAAGAGCCCTACACGAACGCGGTGCTTGAGATCACGGGTCGGAAGGTCCACACGCGTGCGCCCTCTCCGTTCCTGCCTCTGTTGCTGTGGTTCGGGCCGTTCATTCTGGTGTTGCTGGTGCTCTGGTTCATCATCTCGCGTGGGCTGAGGAACGCTTCGAATGCGGGGGGGATGCTGGGGAACTTCGGAAAGAGCCGCCACCGGACGCTGTCGAAAGAGATGACGGGGATCACGTTCAAGGATGTTGCGGGGATCGACGAGGCAAAGGATGAAGTGACGGAGATCATCGAGTTCCTGAAGAACCCCAAGCGGTTCACGAAGCTCGGTGGGCGGATCCCGCGCGGTGTGCTGCTGATCGGCGAGCCGGGGTGCGGCAAGACGCTTCTGGCCAAGGCGATCGCGGGCGAGGCGGATGTGCCGTTCTACTCGATCTCGGGGTCGGACTTTGTGGAGATGTTCGTGGGCGTGGGCGCGTCGCGCGTGCGCGATCTCTTCAAGCAGGCGAAGGAATCTGCGCCGTGCATCATCTTTCTGGACGAGATCGATGCGGTGGGGCGTCGGCGCGGCTCCGGCTTCAACCAGGGCGGGCACGACGAGCGAGAGCAGACGCTGAACGCGATTCTGGTTGAGATGGACGGCATCACGAGTTCGGACGGCGTGATCGTGATCGCGGCGACGAACAGGAACGATGTGCTGGATCCTGCGCTGGTGCGTCCCGGTCGTTTCGACAGGCAGATCACGGTGCCACTGCCTGATGTGAAGGGGCGTGTCGAGATTCTGTCGGTCCACGCGAAGAAGGTGAAGCTCGGCCCGAATGTCGATCTCGAGCGTACTGCTCGCGCGACGCCGATGTTCTCCGGCGCTGAGCTGGCGGCGGTGATCAACGAGGCCGCGATCTCGGCGACGATGAAGAACAAGGACTTCATCGAGCAGGAGGATCTTGAGGAGGCACGTGACAAGATCAAGTTCGGCCGGGCGCGGAAGAGCCGCGCGGTCGACAAGGACGAGAATCGGGCGACGGCGTATCACGAGGCCGGGCATGCGGTGCTGCAGGCGCTGCTGCCCAACGCCGATCCGTTGCACAAGGTCACGATCATCCCTCGCGGCCAGTCGCTTGGTTCGACGATGTCGCTGCCGGAGAAGGACCGGCTCGGCTACGGCAAGAAGTGGCTGCTGGCGACCATGCGTGTGCTGTGCGGCGGGCGGATCGCGGAGGAGCGGGCGACGGGCGACACGTCTTCGGGCGCGGCGATGGATATCTCGATGGCGACGCGTCTGGCGCGGACCATGGTGCTCGAGTGGGGCATGAGTGAGCGTCTGGGCTTCGTGCGTTACGCCGGGCAGGACACTCGCGACTTCTTCGCGCCGGACAAAGAGTATTCGGATGAGACGGCACGTCTGATCGACGATGAGGTGCGGCGTTTCGTTGACGAGGCGTATGCCGATGCGCAGCGGCTGTTGAACGAGAACTGGGATAAGGTCGATCGGGTTGCGCTCGCGCTGCTCAAGCACGAGACGCTGAACTCCGACGAGGTCGGGAAGCTAATGCGGAATGAGCCGCTCTCGAAGCCGACGGTGGCGGACCTGCTTGCTGCGGAGGCGGCCAAGAGCGAGCCGCCCGCTTCGACGCGACCGCCGGTTGCGCCCGAGTCTCCGGATGTTCCTCCCGGCGCGATGCCCTCGCCGGCGTGA
- a CDS encoding aspartate-semialdehyde dehydrogenase translates to MPIQTCTVAVVGATGAVGREALTVLHQRGVPAERVIALASERSAGASVEYGSAGLTVVALDERSAERTFHLADVAIFCADADTARRFVPIAVERGSLVVDNSSAFRMDPTVPLVVPEVNGALLDAGAEIVANPNCSTILLLVAIEPLRRRFGVRSLVVSTYQAVSGAGLAAIEELRTQARESLAGREATPVAFREPCAFNVFSHDSAIDPETGLNTEEKKLIEETRKIWGDSRVSITPTCIRVPVERAHSESVVIELREPAHEDEIRLALASAAGVSIIDDRAANAFPTPLKASGIDDVLVGRIRPDPGAGFDGRGRCTRWCLWLSGDQIRKGAALNAIQIAERLVQPARRLPPAANIAHRRTPARFGSFIASK, encoded by the coding sequence ATGCCCATTCAGACATGCACAGTGGCTGTAGTCGGTGCGACCGGAGCGGTCGGCCGCGAGGCGCTCACGGTCCTGCACCAGCGAGGCGTGCCCGCAGAGCGGGTGATCGCCCTCGCCTCGGAGAGATCCGCCGGAGCGAGCGTGGAGTACGGATCGGCCGGGCTGACCGTCGTCGCGCTCGACGAACGCAGCGCCGAGCGAACGTTCCACCTCGCGGATGTCGCGATCTTCTGCGCCGATGCCGATACGGCCCGCAGATTCGTGCCGATCGCCGTTGAACGCGGCTCGCTCGTCGTTGACAACTCCTCCGCCTTCCGCATGGATCCGACCGTGCCGCTCGTGGTACCCGAGGTCAACGGAGCACTGCTCGACGCGGGTGCAGAGATCGTCGCAAACCCGAACTGCTCGACGATCCTCCTCCTCGTCGCGATCGAGCCGCTCCGCCGACGCTTCGGCGTCCGGTCACTCGTCGTCTCCACATACCAGGCCGTCTCGGGCGCGGGCCTCGCCGCCATCGAAGAGCTCCGCACGCAAGCCCGGGAGTCCCTCGCCGGACGCGAGGCAACACCCGTAGCTTTCAGAGAGCCCTGCGCCTTCAACGTCTTCAGCCACGACTCAGCCATCGACCCCGAAACAGGGCTGAATACCGAAGAGAAAAAACTCATCGAAGAGACCCGCAAGATCTGGGGCGACTCAAGGGTCTCGATCACACCGACGTGCATCCGCGTCCCCGTCGAACGCGCCCACAGCGAATCCGTCGTGATCGAACTCCGCGAACCCGCTCACGAAGACGAGATCCGACTCGCCCTCGCCTCCGCGGCAGGCGTTTCGATCATCGACGATCGTGCCGCCAACGCCTTCCCTACACCCCTGAAGGCCTCCGGCATCGACGATGTCCTGGTCGGTCGGATCCGGCCTGATCCCGGCGCGGGCTTCGACGGGCGAGGCCGCTGCACGCGCTGGTGCCTCTGGCTCAGCGGCGATCAGATCCGCAAGGGCGCCGCACTCAACGCGATCCAGATCGCAGAGCGACTCGTACAACCGGCGCGCCGGCTGCCTCCCGCCGCGAACATCGCGCACAGACGCACGCCCGCACGATTCGGCTCGTTCATCGCTTCAAAGTGA
- a CDS encoding homoserine dehydrogenase: MPGECLNQRSAESRDLPVVVLKFGGSVLRNEADIARVVHEVYRWVRRGKRVVAVVSALEGTTDALIAQARAYADSPDSLHAGAYASLLATGEQTSAALLGLALDRAGLPVEILDAASVSLLTSGTVVDGFPESIDAPRILSTLNRVPVVVLPGFIGRDTEGRTTLLGRGGSDLTALFVAERLIAAGASKTTCRLVKDVDGLYEFDPANGTDGERPRRFTHLHWDGALALDGGIVQHKAVRYAKEKGLSFEVGAALEDRATLVADTNESLDPAPTRDRTPRTRVVLLGCGTVGLGVYKRLIALPDLFDVVAVAVRDIAKAIASGVEPHLLTTDPLGAAELDCDLIIETIGGTEIARHAIERALRAGKDVVTANKAVIATHGDELRAIAASTGTTLRYSAAVGGATPALEALAHAAELGEILEITGVLNGTTNFVLGRVGEGESFSDAVRRAQAAGFAEQDPSRDLDGRDAGDKLCVLAQEAWDITLDPSTIEREPLSQETIDQSIKRLDAGHVIRHVATVAKARDGTIRATVRIRHVDATEPLGRVQREWNAVTVRIATGEAYTVYGRGAGRWPTAESVLADVLEHVASSRSPALATP; the protein is encoded by the coding sequence ATGCCTGGCGAATGTCTGAATCAACGCTCCGCAGAGAGCCGCGATCTGCCCGTCGTCGTGCTGAAGTTCGGCGGCTCCGTGCTGCGCAACGAGGCCGATATCGCGCGCGTCGTCCACGAGGTGTATCGCTGGGTGCGCCGAGGTAAGCGAGTGGTGGCTGTGGTGTCGGCCCTGGAGGGGACGACCGACGCGCTGATCGCGCAAGCTCGTGCCTACGCCGACTCGCCGGACTCGCTCCACGCCGGCGCGTACGCATCGCTCCTCGCCACGGGTGAGCAGACCAGCGCCGCCCTCCTCGGGCTCGCGCTCGACCGCGCAGGGCTGCCCGTCGAGATCCTCGACGCCGCCTCCGTTTCGCTCCTCACCAGCGGCACGGTCGTCGATGGCTTCCCCGAATCGATCGATGCACCCCGGATTCTCTCCACACTCAACCGCGTCCCCGTCGTCGTGCTGCCCGGCTTCATCGGACGCGACACCGAAGGGCGCACGACACTCCTCGGCAGAGGCGGCTCCGACCTGACCGCCCTCTTCGTGGCCGAACGCCTCATCGCCGCAGGGGCAAGCAAGACCACATGCCGCCTCGTCAAGGATGTCGATGGGCTCTACGAGTTCGATCCCGCAAACGGAACGGATGGAGAGAGGCCACGCCGTTTCACCCATCTCCATTGGGACGGAGCACTCGCCCTCGATGGCGGCATCGTCCAGCACAAAGCCGTGCGCTACGCCAAAGAGAAAGGGCTGAGCTTCGAGGTCGGGGCCGCCCTGGAGGACCGCGCCACCCTCGTCGCAGACACCAACGAGTCGCTCGATCCCGCTCCGACCCGCGATCGCACGCCTCGGACACGCGTCGTCCTCCTCGGGTGCGGCACCGTCGGGCTTGGTGTCTACAAGCGCCTCATCGCCCTCCCGGATCTGTTCGATGTTGTCGCCGTCGCCGTCCGCGACATCGCCAAGGCGATCGCTTCCGGCGTCGAGCCGCACCTCCTCACCACCGACCCCCTCGGCGCAGCCGAACTGGACTGCGACCTCATCATCGAGACCATCGGCGGCACAGAGATCGCACGCCACGCGATCGAGCGTGCCCTCCGCGCAGGCAAAGACGTTGTCACCGCGAACAAGGCGGTCATCGCGACCCACGGCGATGAACTGCGGGCAATCGCCGCTTCAACCGGCACCACGCTGAGATACAGCGCCGCCGTCGGCGGCGCAACGCCCGCGCTCGAAGCCCTCGCGCACGCAGCCGAACTCGGAGAGATCCTTGAGATCACCGGCGTGCTCAACGGCACCACGAACTTTGTGCTCGGCCGAGTCGGAGAAGGAGAGAGCTTCAGCGATGCCGTGCGGCGTGCGCAAGCCGCCGGCTTCGCTGAGCAGGACCCCTCACGCGATCTCGACGGACGCGACGCCGGCGACAAACTATGCGTGCTCGCTCAAGAGGCGTGGGACATCACCCTCGACCCATCAACGATCGAGAGAGAGCCGCTCAGCCAAGAGACCATCGACCAGTCGATCAAGAGACTCGACGCGGGCCACGTCATTCGCCACGTCGCCACTGTTGCGAAAGCACGCGATGGGACGATCCGCGCCACGGTGCGCATCCGACATGTGGACGCGACCGAGCCGCTGGGACGTGTCCAGCGCGAGTGGAACGCCGTCACGGTGCGGATTGCGACGGGCGAGGCGTACACCGTCTACGGACGCGGCGCAGGACGCTGGCCCACCGCCGAATCAGTGCTTGCCGACGTGCTGGAGCACGTTGCCTCCTCACGTTCCCCTGCCCTCGCGACTCCGTGA